The following coding sequences lie in one Deinococcus sp. YIM 134068 genomic window:
- a CDS encoding ion transporter: MTERARAKDQDRRAAWRVTLGNVIYNNDTPAGRLFDLLLIAAILVSVFTVMLDSVAGFRARYGPVLRQVEWALTLLFTVEYALRLISARHPRNYVRSFFGLVDLLSLIPAYLALFFPGAQYLLIVRALRLLRIFRILKLARYLSEASVLTEALRASLAKITVFLAVVLTLVTIIGALMYVVEGPKYGFTSIPTSIYWAIVTLTTVGYGDIAPKTPWGKALASVAMILGYGIIAVPTGIVTVGIAQAQAGRRGAAAGSAGSGAGRRPSCPRCGLEGHEPDARFCRRCGEALPGAGAEAGGV; encoded by the coding sequence GTGACGGAGAGGGCGCGGGCAAAGGATCAGGACCGGCGGGCGGCGTGGCGGGTGACGCTCGGCAACGTCATCTATAACAACGACACCCCCGCCGGGCGTCTCTTCGACCTGCTCCTGATCGCCGCCATTCTGGTCAGCGTGTTCACCGTGATGCTCGACAGCGTGGCGGGCTTCCGGGCGCGGTACGGCCCCGTCTTGCGGCAGGTGGAGTGGGCGCTGACCCTGCTGTTCACGGTGGAATATGCGCTGCGGCTGATCTCGGCGCGGCACCCCCGCAATTACGTCCGCAGCTTCTTCGGGCTGGTGGACCTGCTCTCGCTGATCCCGGCGTATCTGGCGCTGTTCTTTCCGGGGGCGCAGTACCTCCTGATCGTGCGGGCGCTGCGGCTGCTGCGTATCTTCCGCATCCTCAAGCTCGCGCGCTACCTCAGCGAGGCGAGCGTCCTCACCGAGGCCCTGCGCGCCAGCCTCGCCAAGATCACGGTCTTCCTCGCGGTGGTCCTGACGCTCGTGACCATCATCGGGGCGCTGATGTACGTCGTGGAGGGACCCAAATACGGCTTCACCAGCATCCCCACGAGCATCTACTGGGCCATCGTCACCCTGACGACCGTGGGCTACGGCGACATCGCGCCCAAGACGCCGTGGGGCAAGGCCCTCGCCTCGGTCGCCATGATCCTGGGCTACGGCATCATCGCCGTCCCCACCGGCATCGTCACCGTGGGCATCGCGCAGGCGCAGGCGGGGAGGCGGGGAGCGGCTGCCGGGTCTGCCGGTTCCGGTGCGGGACGCCGCCCGTCCTGCCCCCGCTGCGGGCTGGAGGGCCACGAGCCAGACGCCCGCTTCTGCCGCCGCTGCGGGGAGGCGCTGCCGGGGGCGGGGGCCGAGGCAGGCGGGGTGTAG
- a CDS encoding ATP-binding protein, whose amino-acid sequence MLRTLGDLRLEDGPRQQPKLLLLLAYLSLEGPRERTHLHHLFWPHATDPANSLRVAVRRLRAGAPGSLAAEGTRLVSRVPTDALDLLAASGGGHHARVVELYAGRFLEGLELPDPSAELEEWVFHSRELLAARVREARLALGEAAAARGEDATATRHAETAYLLPGAPEPEPEDLRRLYLLLLAGHSPHAAEVRREAERYGLTLPLSAEEARRLLRPEAAPAPSPPSPPAPPAPASRLPTFGTSFVGREAEVRETLRRMLDPVCRLLSVVGLGGMGKTRLAVQAACALQEAGAFADGVCFVNLAPVASPAHLTAAVVEALHLGLEGPEDPARQLARLLAPRHLLLVLDNFEHVIGAAGQLVALLEACPHLKLLVTSRERLNVQEEWVLPLEGLVPLGRRWSEESGDELDDHPALLLFVQRAQRSGRGFALTAHNRDAVLELCRLVHGSPLAIELAATWARVLPVEEIVAELRRSLDFLTDVGGRGPARHASLRVVFEQSWRLLDGAEQGALARLSVFRSPFRREAAARVAGVSLPVLATLTDKSLLLPMSGGRYGRHPLLYEYTAEKLSAHPAEGEAAREAHARFFLGLLAGRGEALAGPGQRAALRELEAEYENLLAAWAWATGHGEFAALRGAARVLRVFFDRSGRYRDGIEVLAGAADHLAGLPNADPVTLGELLIHRAVLHLRLGTPGETGALVERGLGLLDDTANEAVVEGLDVLAVLELRGGRPARAKRYWERALSLTGGREDATTCRLWNMLGTAEQWLGHHRRAEAWYGQALRLGRDLGLVADVNRTLNNLGAMFILTERFGEARGVLEEGLGQARELGLSLVTVHFLNNLAVVFSALGEGSRARDHGEEALTLIRALGDASLEAEVLETLGRVELAEGHLNPAHSLFVQGLGKAWPLRQWPVILPCLEGVAEVMARLGRTGEAGRLLHLVAGHPAAPRQLVLQAERVLETPLPSSPDPDPDAAQFEGHLQASIQLILQPGPPGTVVTP is encoded by the coding sequence ATGCTACGCACCCTGGGCGACCTCCGGCTGGAAGACGGTCCCCGACAACAGCCCAAGCTGCTGCTGCTGCTGGCGTACCTGTCGCTGGAGGGGCCACGGGAGCGCACGCACCTGCACCACCTCTTCTGGCCGCACGCCACCGATCCGGCGAACAGCCTGCGGGTGGCCGTGCGGCGGCTGCGGGCGGGGGCACCGGGGAGCCTCGCGGCGGAGGGGACCCGCCTCGTGTCGCGCGTGCCCACCGACGCGCTCGACCTGCTCGCCGCCTCCGGGGGGGGGCACCACGCGCGGGTGGTGGAGCTGTACGCGGGCCGCTTCCTGGAGGGGCTGGAGCTGCCCGACCCCAGCGCGGAGCTGGAGGAATGGGTCTTCCACAGCCGCGAACTGCTCGCCGCGAGGGTGCGGGAGGCGAGGCTGGCGCTGGGCGAGGCCGCCGCCGCGCGGGGCGAGGACGCAACCGCCACGCGCCACGCCGAGACCGCGTACCTCCTGCCCGGTGCCCCCGAACCCGAGCCGGAGGACTTGCGGCGGCTGTACCTCCTGCTGCTGGCGGGCCACAGCCCCCACGCGGCGGAGGTGCGGCGTGAGGCGGAGCGGTACGGCCTCACGCTGCCGCTGAGCGCGGAGGAGGCCCGCCGCCTGCTGCGCCCGGAAGCCGCTCCCGCCCCGTCCCCCCCGTCTCCGCCCGCGCCCCCCGCCCCGGCCTCCCGGCTGCCCACCTTCGGCACCTCGTTCGTGGGGCGGGAGGCCGAGGTCCGGGAGACCCTGCGGCGGATGCTGGACCCGGTGTGCCGCCTCCTGAGCGTGGTGGGGCTGGGCGGGATGGGCAAGACACGCCTCGCGGTGCAGGCGGCGTGTGCCCTTCAGGAGGCCGGGGCCTTCGCGGACGGGGTGTGTTTCGTGAACCTCGCGCCCGTGGCGAGTCCGGCGCACCTCACCGCCGCCGTCGTGGAGGCGCTGCACCTCGGCCTGGAGGGACCCGAGGACCCCGCCCGGCAGCTCGCCCGGCTCCTCGCGCCCCGGCACCTCCTCCTCGTGCTGGACAACTTCGAGCATGTCATCGGGGCCGCCGGGCAGCTCGTGGCGCTGCTGGAGGCGTGCCCGCACCTCAAACTTCTCGTCACGTCGCGCGAACGCCTCAACGTGCAGGAGGAATGGGTGCTGCCGCTGGAGGGGCTGGTCCCGCTCGGTCGCCGCTGGTCGGAGGAGTCGGGGGACGAGCTGGACGACCACCCCGCCCTCCTTCTGTTCGTCCAGCGGGCGCAGCGCAGCGGGCGGGGATTCGCCCTCACCGCGCACAACCGCGACGCGGTGCTGGAGCTGTGCCGCCTCGTCCACGGCTCGCCGCTCGCCATCGAGCTGGCCGCGACGTGGGCGCGGGTGCTGCCCGTGGAGGAGATCGTGGCCGAGTTGCGCCGCAGCCTCGACTTCCTGACGGACGTGGGGGGGCGCGGCCCGGCGCGGCACGCGAGCCTGCGGGTGGTCTTCGAGCAGTCGTGGCGGCTGCTGGACGGGGCCGAGCAGGGGGCGCTGGCGCGGCTCTCGGTCTTCCGCAGTCCCTTCCGCCGGGAGGCCGCCGCCCGCGTGGCCGGGGTCTCCCTGCCCGTCCTCGCCACCCTCACCGACAAGTCGCTGCTGCTGCCGATGTCGGGGGGCCGCTACGGTCGCCATCCCCTCCTGTACGAGTACACCGCCGAGAAGTTGAGCGCCCATCCCGCCGAGGGGGAGGCCGCGCGGGAGGCCCACGCCCGCTTTTTCCTGGGTCTCCTCGCGGGGAGGGGGGAGGCGCTCGCCGGGCCGGGGCAACGCGCCGCCCTGCGGGAGTTGGAGGCCGAGTACGAGAACCTGCTCGCCGCCTGGGCCTGGGCCACGGGCCACGGCGAGTTCGCGGCGCTGCGGGGGGCCGCCCGCGTCCTGCGGGTCTTCTTCGACCGCTCCGGGCGCTACCGCGACGGCATCGAGGTGCTGGCGGGGGCGGCGGACCACCTCGCCGGGCTGCCGAACGCCGACCCCGTGACGCTGGGGGAGCTGCTGATCCACCGGGCGGTCCTCCACCTGCGGCTGGGCACGCCGGGGGAGACGGGTGCCCTCGTGGAGCGCGGGCTGGGCCTGCTGGACGACACGGCGAACGAGGCGGTCGTCGAGGGGCTGGACGTGCTCGCCGTGCTGGAGTTGCGGGGGGGCCGCCCCGCCCGCGCCAAACGGTACTGGGAGCGGGCGCTGTCCCTGACCGGGGGCCGCGAGGACGCGACGACCTGCCGGTTGTGGAACATGCTGGGCACCGCCGAGCAGTGGCTGGGCCACCACCGCCGCGCCGAGGCGTGGTATGGGCAAGCCCTGCGGCTCGGGCGGGACCTCGGCCTCGTGGCCGACGTGAACCGGACGCTCAACAACCTGGGGGCAATGTTCATCCTGACGGAGCGGTTCGGGGAGGCGCGGGGAGTGCTGGAGGAGGGGCTGGGGCAGGCGCGGGAGCTGGGGCTGTCCCTCGTCACGGTGCATTTCCTGAACAACCTCGCGGTCGTCTTCTCGGCGCTGGGAGAGGGAAGCCGCGCCAGGGACCACGGCGAGGAGGCCCTGACGCTCATCCGCGCGCTGGGCGACGCCTCGCTGGAGGCCGAGGTGCTGGAGACGCTGGGCCGGGTCGAGCTGGCCGAGGGGCATCTGAACCCGGCCCACAGCCTCTTCGTGCAGGGCCTGGGGAAGGCGTGGCCCCTGCGTCAGTGGCCGGTCATCCTGCCCTGCCTGGAGGGCGTGGCGGAGGTCATGGCGCGGCTTGGGCGAACCGGGGAGGCGGGGCGGCTGCTGCACCTCGTCGCGGGGCATCCCGCCGCCCCCCGTCAGCTCGTCCTTCAGGCTGAGCGGGTGCTGGAAACCCCGCTCCCCTCGTCCCCCGACCCCGACCCCGATGCGGCCCAGTTCGAGGGGCATCTTCAGGCGAGCATTCAGCTCATCCTTCAGCCCGGCCCGCCCGGAACGGTCGTCACCCCTTGA